In Thalassotalea sp. Sam97, a single window of DNA contains:
- the zwf gene encoding glucose-6-phosphate dehydrogenase: MIQVNPSAAEQIVLFGAAGDLSRRKLFAALYHLFKENLLVENVNIIGVARLDMDDKEFQKFVKESLQTFIKDQLDDDVVEQFITHFSYAKLDFSDVKGYKALAKKIRKDAYVLYYLATPPSIYGMIADGLESQQLNNEFARVVMEKPIGSDLESSKVINDLVSRHFDEPQIYRIDHYLGKETVLNLISLRFANSLFSSNWDHNCIDHVQITVAESVGIEGRWGFYDDTGQMRDMVQNHLLQILSLLAMEPPTDLSAENIRDEKLKVIKALRKIDRSNVHDKTVRGQYTKGFLNGSEVPGYLEEEGANVNSTTETFVAIKAEIDNWRWAGVPFYLRTGKRMPQKYSEVVIYFKHQPHNIFGDSYSELPPNKLVIRLQPDEGVELSVMNKVPGISKELEIREAKLDLSFSDFADATRVVDAYERLILSAINGNAGLFIRRDEVEASWEWVDSIMAAWDSSNEPPKGYAAGSWGPVSSISLIARDDRNWDE, translated from the coding sequence ATGATTCAAGTAAACCCCAGTGCTGCCGAACAAATCGTCTTATTTGGTGCAGCGGGTGACCTTTCAAGACGAAAACTTTTTGCCGCGTTATATCATCTCTTCAAGGAAAATCTACTGGTTGAAAACGTCAATATTATTGGCGTAGCTCGACTTGACATGGACGATAAAGAATTTCAAAAATTTGTCAAAGAGAGCTTACAGACTTTTATAAAAGACCAGTTAGACGATGATGTAGTAGAACAATTTATTACTCATTTCAGTTATGCCAAATTAGACTTCTCTGACGTTAAGGGATACAAGGCATTAGCTAAAAAAATCCGCAAAGATGCCTACGTTTTGTATTATCTTGCTACCCCGCCAAGCATTTATGGCATGATCGCCGATGGTTTAGAATCGCAACAACTTAATAATGAATTTGCCCGTGTGGTAATGGAAAAACCGATTGGTTCTGATCTTGAATCGTCAAAAGTTATTAACGATCTCGTTAGCCGTCACTTCGACGAACCACAAATCTATCGCATCGATCATTACCTTGGTAAAGAAACCGTTCTTAACCTTATTTCGTTACGCTTTGCTAACTCGTTATTTAGCAGCAATTGGGATCACAATTGCATCGATCATGTGCAAATTACGGTAGCTGAAAGTGTGGGCATAGAAGGCCGCTGGGGTTTTTATGATGACACAGGGCAAATGCGAGATATGGTTCAAAATCACTTGCTACAAATCTTAAGTTTGTTAGCAATGGAACCACCAACAGATTTGTCAGCAGAAAATATTCGTGACGAAAAATTAAAAGTCATAAAAGCGTTGCGCAAAATTGATCGAAGCAATGTTCATGACAAGACAGTTCGTGGCCAATATACCAAAGGTTTCTTAAATGGTAGCGAAGTACCAGGTTACCTTGAGGAAGAGGGGGCGAATGTTAACAGTACAACCGAAACGTTCGTAGCCATTAAAGCTGAAATTGATAACTGGCGTTGGGCAGGTGTGCCGTTTTATTTGCGCACAGGTAAACGTATGCCACAAAAATACTCTGAGGTTGTGATTTACTTCAAGCATCAACCGCATAATATTTTTGGTGACAGTTATAGTGAATTACCTCCGAATAAGTTAGTTATCCGCCTACAGCCAGATGAAGGCGTAGAGTTATCGGTAATGAACAAAGTGCCTGGTATTAGTAAAGAATTAGAAATTCGCGAAGCGAAGCTAGATTTGAGCTTCTCAGACTTTGCCGATGCAACGCGCGTTGTTGATGCCTATGAACGCCTTATTTTAAGTGCCATCAATGGTAATGCTGGCTTGTTTATTCGTCGTGACGAAGTAGAAGCATCTTGGGAGTGGGTTGATTCAATCATGGCTGCATGGGATTCATCAAACGAACCACCTAAAGGTTACGCCGCAGGCTCTTGGGGTCCGGTATCTTCTATTTCATTGATTGCACGCGACGACAGAAATTGGGACGAATGA
- the pgl gene encoding 6-phosphogluconolactonase: MFNNNNFSSRAELDNAFAKQVAAQLQDAISKNGKASIAFSGGSTPKGFFAALSEQDIAWDKVTVTLADDRWVATDHQDSNDKLLRENLLQNKAKKATLFSLVENQDFDSQILANKNQQAQSLLPLDVVILGMGEDGHTASIFPCSEQVEQGLDESVAPCLMATQPTTAPYQRITFNFPALIDASHLYLHIVGDSKQQVLETALSSKDAMAMPIRAFLHHPEKTIDIFWAE, translated from the coding sequence ATGTTTAACAATAATAATTTTAGCTCTCGCGCAGAGCTTGACAATGCATTTGCAAAGCAAGTAGCAGCGCAGTTACAAGATGCCATTAGCAAAAATGGTAAAGCGAGTATTGCCTTTTCTGGCGGTAGCACACCCAAGGGATTTTTTGCGGCTTTGTCCGAGCAGGATATTGCATGGGATAAAGTGACCGTGACATTAGCCGATGATCGTTGGGTCGCAACGGACCATCAGGATTCGAATGACAAGTTGTTACGCGAAAACTTATTACAGAATAAAGCGAAAAAAGCGACCCTGTTCTCTTTGGTTGAAAATCAAGACTTTGATTCTCAAATCCTAGCGAATAAAAATCAGCAAGCTCAATCATTATTACCACTTGATGTGGTGATCTTAGGTATGGGTGAAGATGGTCATACGGCGTCAATATTTCCGTGTTCAGAGCAAGTCGAGCAGGGCTTAGATGAGTCTGTTGCACCTTGTTTAATGGCTACGCAACCAACGACAGCGCCATATCAGCGCATTACTTTTAACTTTCCGGCATTAATCGATGCGTCACACCTGTACCTTCACATTGTTGGTGACAGTAAACAGCAGGTCTTAGAGACTGCGTTATCATCGAAAGACGCGATGGCTATGCCAATACGTGCATTCTTACATCATCCGGAAAAAACTATAGATATCTTTTGGGCGGAATAA
- the edd gene encoding phosphogluconate dehydratase, with protein sequence MVKPQIQAVTERIIERSRATRAQYLEKINRAKSDKVHRSVLSCGNLAHGFAACSKQDKEKLTGLNHSDIAIVSAYNDMLSAHQPYETYPPIIKEAVAETGGVAQFAGGVPAMCDGVTQGQPGMDLSLMSRDVIAMSSAVGLSHNMFDGTLMLGICDKIVPGLLIAAMTFGHLPTVFVPAGPMPSGLPNKEKARVRQQFAKGEVGEDKLLEAESASYHSPGTCTFYGTANSNQLVVEIMGLHLPGSSFVAPNTELREELTKAAARQVTRLTQQSGNFMPVGEMIDEKSIVNAIVALLATGGSTNLTMHIIAFAKAAGIIINWDDFADLSDAVPLITRIYPNGFADINQFQEAGGMALVFKKLIADGCLHEDVQTICGPGLDKYTQVPTLQDGKLVWVDGPDVTGDDGIIAKDGEPFKADGGLKLLKGNLGRAVLKTSALRPGTEVVKAPAVVFEDQHDLEKAFKAGDLDKDFVAVVRFQGPKSRGMPELHKLTPPLGVLQDKGFHVALLTDGRMSGASGKVPAAIHLVPEALDGGLINKVQNGDMILIDGVTGELTLMVSEEELAKREQARFTAYAEHQGVGREMFGFMRMNLSSAETGACSLFHDGDL encoded by the coding sequence ATGGTAAAACCACAAATTCAAGCCGTTACTGAGCGTATTATTGAACGCAGCCGAGCAACGCGTGCTCAGTATCTGGAAAAAATTAATCGTGCTAAATCTGACAAAGTTCATCGCTCTGTATTGTCGTGCGGTAACTTAGCGCATGGCTTTGCAGCTTGTTCAAAGCAAGACAAAGAAAAGCTTACTGGTTTAAATCACAGCGATATTGCTATCGTATCGGCTTATAACGATATGTTATCTGCACATCAGCCTTATGAAACGTATCCGCCTATCATTAAAGAAGCGGTAGCGGAAACCGGTGGCGTGGCCCAATTTGCTGGTGGTGTACCAGCGATGTGTGATGGTGTTACCCAAGGTCAACCGGGTATGGATTTAAGTTTGATGAGCCGTGATGTGATTGCCATGTCGAGTGCTGTCGGTTTATCACACAATATGTTCGATGGTACCTTGATGCTCGGTATCTGTGACAAAATCGTGCCGGGCTTATTGATTGCGGCAATGACATTTGGTCACTTGCCGACTGTGTTTGTTCCAGCAGGTCCAATGCCATCTGGGCTACCGAACAAAGAAAAAGCGCGTGTGCGTCAGCAATTTGCTAAAGGCGAAGTTGGTGAAGACAAGCTACTTGAAGCGGAATCTGCATCGTATCATAGCCCAGGCACGTGTACCTTTTATGGTACTGCCAACTCAAACCAATTGGTTGTTGAGATCATGGGCTTGCACTTACCGGGTTCATCATTTGTTGCCCCAAATACCGAGTTACGTGAAGAGCTTACCAAAGCGGCCGCTCGTCAGGTTACGCGTTTAACTCAGCAATCAGGTAATTTTATGCCGGTTGGTGAGATGATCGATGAGAAATCTATCGTTAACGCGATTGTTGCATTGCTTGCCACAGGCGGCTCAACCAACTTAACAATGCATATTATCGCTTTTGCAAAAGCGGCGGGTATCATCATCAACTGGGATGACTTTGCTGACTTATCTGATGCCGTGCCATTAATTACCCGTATTTATCCAAACGGTTTTGCCGATATTAACCAATTCCAAGAAGCTGGTGGGATGGCATTAGTGTTTAAAAAGCTTATTGCTGACGGTTGCTTACACGAAGATGTACAAACAATCTGTGGCCCAGGTTTAGATAAATACACGCAAGTACCAACGTTACAAGACGGTAAACTTGTTTGGGTTGATGGTCCGGATGTAACCGGTGATGACGGTATTATCGCAAAAGATGGTGAACCATTTAAAGCCGATGGTGGCTTAAAACTTCTTAAAGGTAACTTAGGTCGCGCAGTGTTAAAGACCTCTGCATTGCGTCCTGGTACCGAAGTTGTTAAAGCGCCTGCCGTTGTGTTTGAAGATCAACATGATTTAGAAAAAGCGTTTAAAGCGGGTGACTTAGACAAGGACTTTGTGGCTGTCGTTCGTTTCCAAGGTCCGAAAAGCCGTGGTATGCCTGAGCTACATAAATTAACTCCACCATTAGGGGTGTTGCAAGATAAAGGTTTCCACGTGGCGCTGTTAACCGATGGGCGTATGTCTGGTGCCTCAGGTAAAGTGCCTGCTGCAATTCATTTGGTTCCCGAAGCATTAGACGGTGGGCTCATTAATAAAGTACAAAATGGCGACATGATCTTAATTGATGGCGTTACAGGTGAACTCACCTTAATGGTCAGCGAAGAAGAACTTGCTAAGCGTGAACAAGCACGTTTTACCGCATACGCAGAGCATCAAGGCGTTGGTCGTGAAATGTTTGGCTTCATGCGAATGAATTTAAGTAGTGCCGAAACGGGTGCTTGTTCACTATTTCATGACGGAGATCTATAA
- a CDS encoding glucokinase yields the protein MSAGVINVVADIGGTNLRIGMVQADASIENLKLFQCAEHGSLQEVLELYFNEFNIDSRQVNACLAIACPVDQDLISMTNLPWEFSKSQLKANLQLNRLYLINDYTAIAWAVPQLRDDQKVKVGGGESVAQKPIAICGPGTGLGVANVIWGNDQWVSVGGEGGHADFAAVDETEIEILRFLNGKYPRVSYEQLLSGLGIEQIYQALCHIKGVDAESLLAKDISARALDGECDICSQALHQFCKTLGSFAGNLALTTAAFGGVYIAGGIVPRFIEFLDNSEFRERFEAKNRFRAFNEAIPTYVITESQPGILGASAYLLQMNSNEAL from the coding sequence ATGTCGGCAGGTGTAATTAATGTAGTCGCTGATATTGGTGGTACTAATTTACGCATCGGTATGGTTCAAGCCGATGCGAGCATCGAAAATTTAAAGCTATTCCAATGCGCTGAGCACGGCAGTTTACAAGAGGTGTTAGAACTTTATTTTAATGAGTTTAACATTGACAGTCGCCAAGTGAATGCCTGCTTAGCGATTGCGTGTCCTGTTGATCAAGACTTGATCAGTATGACCAACTTGCCGTGGGAATTTTCAAAATCTCAATTAAAAGCAAACTTGCAATTGAATCGTTTATACTTGATTAACGATTATACGGCGATTGCGTGGGCTGTACCGCAGCTGAGAGATGATCAGAAAGTTAAAGTAGGTGGTGGCGAGTCTGTTGCGCAAAAGCCTATCGCGATTTGTGGTCCGGGTACTGGATTAGGTGTTGCTAACGTTATTTGGGGCAATGACCAGTGGGTGAGCGTAGGTGGTGAAGGAGGTCATGCCGACTTTGCCGCCGTAGACGAAACCGAAATTGAAATTTTACGATTTTTAAATGGCAAATACCCACGTGTATCGTACGAGCAACTATTAAGTGGCTTAGGTATTGAACAAATTTATCAAGCGTTATGCCACATTAAAGGCGTTGATGCCGAATCGCTACTTGCGAAAGACATTTCTGCTCGTGCGTTAGATGGTGAATGCGATATTTGTTCACAAGCATTGCATCAGTTCTGTAAGACCTTAGGCAGTTTTGCAGGCAATTTGGCGCTTACAACTGCTGCGTTTGGCGGTGTGTACATCGCTGGCGGCATTGTACCTCGCTTTATCGAATTTTTAGACAACAGTGAATTTCGTGAGCGTTTTGAAGCAAAAAATCGTTTCCGAGCATTCAACGAAGCGATACCAACGTATGTGATCACTGAATCACAACCAGGTATTTTAGGCGCGAGCGCTTACCTTTTACAAATGAACAGTAATGAGGCCTTATGA
- a CDS encoding bifunctional 4-hydroxy-2-oxoglutarate aldolase/2-dehydro-3-deoxy-phosphogluconate aldolase: protein MTVTNTWLTQPKDVFAMGSIVPVLVIEHVEDAVPIARALMKGGIKVLEVTLRTPNALAVISEIAREIPEAMIGAGTVINPETFQQVVEAGAKFAISPGLTRELLAASKSSTVPLIPGIASISELMVGIDAGFDHFKFFPAEAIGGAKAIKSIAGPFPNITFCPTGGINQDNMGNYLSLNSVKCIGGSWLVPDDAVKNKDWDRITEITKKAVEAAAKFK from the coding sequence ATGACTGTAACTAATACATGGCTAACTCAGCCAAAAGATGTTTTCGCTATGGGCTCTATCGTCCCTGTTTTGGTCATTGAGCACGTTGAAGATGCAGTACCTATTGCTCGCGCATTGATGAAAGGTGGTATTAAGGTATTGGAAGTAACGTTACGTACACCTAATGCCTTAGCCGTTATCAGTGAAATTGCCCGAGAAATACCTGAAGCTATGATTGGTGCTGGTACGGTAATTAACCCTGAAACGTTTCAACAAGTTGTTGAAGCGGGTGCTAAATTTGCAATTAGCCCGGGTTTGACTCGCGAGTTATTAGCAGCGTCTAAGTCATCAACCGTACCTCTGATCCCGGGTATCGCTTCAATTTCTGAGCTAATGGTAGGTATTGACGCAGGCTTTGATCATTTTAAATTCTTCCCAGCTGAAGCTATTGGTGGTGCTAAGGCGATCAAATCGATTGCGGGTCCGTTCCCAAATATTACGTTCTGCCCAACAGGTGGTATCAATCAAGATAATATGGGCAACTATTTATCACTTAACAGTGTTAAATGCATTGGCGGTTCGTGGTTGGTCCCTGATGATGCGGTGAAAAATAAAGATTGGGATCGCATTACTGAAATTACCAAGAAAGCGGTAGAAGCCGCAGCAAAATTTAAGTAA
- a CDS encoding IS4 family transposase: MHVSQALDIINNFKPNQVETLADMLPLKLIEEAYQLSDTVTLRKRKLTLESMAWLLVGMAIYNDKSMADVVNMLDIVDREGKPFVAPSALTQRRKDLGEAAAKALFECTGRHWYEHAKLPTWNGLTLLGVDGVVWRTEDTPQNNESFLKPTNRDGLETQYPQVRMVCQMELSSHLITGSAFDCYSVNEMVLAQQLIETTPDNSLTLFDRGFYSLGLLHKWQTTGTERHWLIPLKKNTQYEVIRKLGRQDKLIKLTSNPRARKLFPELPKELIVRLISRTVKGKQYDVLTSMVDPMRYPSADIADLYSHRWEIELGYREQKQYMFGNRLTLRSRLPELVKQELWGVLLTYNLIRYQMVQMCYSLKGDYLPYQLSFNGALAHIMRLLVGLPYSSPGAVPQHLKSFYSMAGSLILEPRRQRTFPRSVKKRPSRYPRKNNAAHLK, encoded by the coding sequence ATGCACGTATCTCAGGCTCTAGACATCATCAACAACTTCAAGCCCAATCAAGTTGAAACATTGGCAGACATGCTGCCGTTAAAACTCATCGAAGAGGCCTATCAGCTTTCGGATACTGTGACGCTGAGAAAGCGAAAGTTAACTTTAGAATCTATGGCATGGTTACTTGTCGGTATGGCTATTTATAACGACAAGTCTATGGCAGATGTAGTAAACATGCTTGATATTGTTGATAGAGAAGGTAAGCCTTTTGTTGCTCCAAGCGCGCTCACTCAACGTCGAAAGGATTTAGGAGAGGCGGCTGCCAAAGCTTTGTTTGAATGTACGGGACGTCATTGGTATGAACATGCAAAATTACCGACGTGGAATGGGCTAACGTTGTTAGGCGTAGACGGGGTAGTTTGGCGGACAGAAGATACGCCACAGAATAATGAATCCTTCCTTAAGCCAACTAACCGTGATGGTCTTGAAACCCAGTATCCACAAGTACGTATGGTCTGCCAAATGGAATTAAGCAGTCATTTAATTACCGGCAGCGCATTTGATTGTTATAGCGTGAATGAAATGGTACTGGCCCAGCAATTAATTGAAACGACACCAGATAATAGTCTGACCCTATTTGACCGTGGTTTTTACTCGCTTGGCTTGCTGCACAAATGGCAAACAACGGGGACTGAACGCCATTGGCTTATACCGTTAAAAAAGAATACTCAATATGAAGTTATACGTAAGTTAGGTCGTCAGGATAAGCTTATCAAACTGACAAGCAATCCCCGAGCGAGAAAACTATTTCCTGAGTTACCAAAAGAGCTTATTGTCCGACTGATATCCAGAACGGTAAAGGGAAAGCAATATGATGTGCTTACATCCATGGTTGACCCTATGCGCTATCCTAGTGCGGACATAGCCGATTTATATAGTCATCGATGGGAAATTGAACTTGGCTACAGGGAGCAGAAGCAATATATGTTTGGCAACAGATTGACATTGAGAAGTCGTCTACCCGAACTCGTCAAACAGGAGCTCTGGGGCGTACTGTTAACCTATAACCTCATTCGGTATCAAATGGTCCAGATGTGCTACAGTCTCAAAGGCGACTATTTACCGTATCAGCTCAGCTTTAATGGCGCGCTTGCTCATATTATGAGATTGCTAGTCGGTCTTCCTTACTCATCGCCAGGCGCAGTTCCACAGCACCTTAAAAGCTTCTATAGTATGGCTGGAAGCCTCATATTAGAACCGAGAAGACAAAGAACATTCCCAAGGAGTGTAAAAAAACGACCTAGTCGTTATCCTAGAAAAAACAATGCCGCTCACCTTAAGTGA
- a CDS encoding Bor/Iss family lipoprotein, with the protein MKKLLILIAMFSMSACTTIHFDKTPIKTTASVAKEQWHHNFILALYEGSSPVDLKSTCDEQEWVTVKTETSFVNGLADFGSQLVIGPLWSPRTVSISCNES; encoded by the coding sequence ATGAAAAAGTTATTAATTTTAATCGCTATGTTTTCTATGTCTGCATGTACGACCATTCACTTTGATAAAACACCGATAAAAACGACAGCCAGCGTGGCAAAAGAACAGTGGCATCACAACTTTATATTGGCACTGTATGAAGGCTCATCTCCTGTTGATTTGAAAAGTACATGTGACGAACAGGAATGGGTAACGGTAAAAACAGAAACGTCATTTGTAAATGGCTTAGCAGACTTTGGTTCTCAATTAGTTATTGGTCCTTTATGGTCACCAAGGACAGTAAGTATCAGCTGTAATGAGTCATGA
- a CDS encoding Bor family protein: MIKKLMLATSIVLSGCATVTIQPEQTVKLSTKPSYQESKHFFLWGLAGEHRVNVTEICGDQKVTQMQSQQTFIDGVLGIVTLGVYAPHSVKVWCQESGVES, translated from the coding sequence ATGATTAAGAAATTAATGCTGGCAACCAGCATTGTACTATCAGGATGTGCAACCGTTACCATACAACCAGAACAAACGGTGAAGCTTTCAACCAAACCATCATACCAAGAATCAAAGCACTTTTTTTTATGGGGACTTGCTGGCGAGCATAGAGTAAATGTTACTGAGATTTGCGGTGATCAAAAGGTTACACAAATGCAATCTCAACAAACATTTATTGACGGCGTGTTAGGTATTGTCACCTTAGGTGTTTATGCTCCTCATTCGGTAAAAGTTTGGTGCCAGGAATCTGGAGTAGAATCATGA
- the gap gene encoding type I glyceraldehyde-3-phosphate dehydrogenase: MKKIAINGFGRIGRLVFRAACERDNIQVVAINDLIDIEYMAYMLKYDSTHGRFNGTVEVKGNKLIVNGNEIRVTAERNPEDLKWDEVGAEIVVESTGLFLTDETARKHITAGARKVIMSAPSKDETPMFVAGVNFDAYQGQDIVSNASCTTNCLAPLAKVLHDNFGIETGLMTTVHATTATQKTVDSPSSKDWRGGRGAGQNIIPSSTGAAKAVGRVIPELNGKLTGMAFRVPTPNVSVVDLTVNLKKPATYAEICEAVKDASEGALKGIIGYTEDAVVSNDFIGESCTSVFDATAGIAMTDTFVKVVSWYDNEMGYSQKVLDLAEHIFAYDA, translated from the coding sequence ATGAAAAAGATTGCAATCAATGGTTTCGGTCGAATTGGCCGCTTGGTTTTTCGTGCCGCTTGTGAGCGAGATAATATTCAAGTTGTTGCTATCAACGATTTGATCGATATTGAGTACATGGCCTACATGTTAAAATACGACTCAACTCACGGTCGTTTTAACGGTACGGTTGAAGTAAAAGGCAACAAACTGATTGTCAATGGCAATGAAATCCGAGTCACCGCAGAGCGTAACCCAGAAGATTTAAAGTGGGATGAAGTAGGTGCTGAAATTGTTGTAGAGTCTACGGGACTTTTCCTAACCGATGAAACAGCACGTAAGCACATAACAGCGGGTGCTCGTAAGGTCATTATGTCAGCACCATCTAAGGATGAAACACCAATGTTTGTTGCTGGTGTGAACTTTGATGCGTATCAAGGTCAAGACATTGTGTCGAATGCCTCATGTACCACCAACTGTTTAGCACCGCTTGCTAAAGTACTGCACGACAACTTTGGTATCGAAACCGGTCTAATGACCACGGTTCATGCGACCACTGCAACGCAAAAAACCGTTGACTCACCAAGCTCAAAAGACTGGCGTGGTGGCCGCGGTGCTGGTCAAAACATCATTCCTTCATCAACGGGCGCAGCAAAAGCTGTTGGTCGTGTTATTCCTGAGCTTAACGGTAAACTTACCGGTATGGCATTTCGTGTGCCAACACCAAATGTATCGGTTGTGGACCTTACTGTTAATTTGAAAAAGCCAGCAACCTACGCTGAAATCTGTGAGGCTGTAAAAGATGCGTCAGAAGGTGCTTTAAAAGGTATTATCGGTTACACCGAAGATGCCGTTGTGTCTAACGACTTTATTGGTGAATCATGCACTAGCGTGTTCGATGCCACTGCAGGCATCGCCATGACGGACACGTTCGTAAAAGTTGTATCTTGGTACGACAATGAAATGGGTTATTCACAAAAAGTATTGGACTTAGCTGAGCATATTTTTGCCTACGATGCTTAA
- the gndA gene encoding NADP-dependent phosphogluconate dehydrogenase gives MSENTTKCDIGFVGLGVMGKNLVLNLADNGYKIAAFDLDSEKVAAAMAQDVAENPTKEARVIGCSSYTELLSQLKSPHLIVLSVPAGAVVDQVCQNLIGAGIHPDDIVIDTGNSLWTDTVEREAKYKDNFIFFSSAVSGGEVGARFGPALMPSGSAYAWTRVKPIWSAIAAKVDAQTGKPLERTKPGDVVNTGEPCADYIGPAGAGHYVKMVHNGIEYADMQMICEAYHVLREGLSLSCDEIANIFEQWNEGVLDSYLMEISVEVLRHKDAETGSHLVDLILDKAGQKGTGLWTAVSSLEVGCPAPTISQAVYARSISSFKELRGETSQKLSQPEAVNFTAEEKQQTIAQLHDALYCAKICAYAQGFQLMKLASVEQNWDLNYGSIAKIWRSGCIIRAAFLQSITDAFERNEKLENLLLDDFFADQLSECQQNWRLAVAKATMMGIPVGAISASLSYYDSMRSAVLPANLLQGQRDYFGAHTFARVDKPESQKYHVEWTDTERPIIKL, from the coding sequence ATGTCTGAAAACACCACCAAGTGTGACATTGGCTTTGTAGGCCTGGGCGTTATGGGTAAGAATTTGGTTCTTAACCTAGCAGATAATGGTTACAAGATCGCGGCATTTGATCTTGATTCAGAAAAAGTCGCTGCGGCGATGGCACAAGACGTTGCTGAAAATCCTACTAAGGAAGCTCGCGTTATTGGTTGTTCTTCATATACAGAGTTGTTATCGCAACTTAAATCTCCTCATTTAATCGTATTATCTGTACCGGCTGGTGCCGTGGTTGATCAAGTATGTCAAAACCTGATTGGTGCGGGTATTCACCCTGATGATATCGTTATCGATACTGGTAATAGCTTATGGACAGATACGGTTGAGCGCGAAGCGAAATATAAAGATAACTTTATCTTTTTCTCATCAGCGGTGTCTGGTGGTGAAGTTGGCGCGCGCTTTGGTCCAGCACTGATGCCAAGTGGCTCTGCGTATGCATGGACTCGTGTTAAGCCAATTTGGAGTGCTATTGCTGCTAAAGTTGATGCACAAACGGGTAAGCCACTTGAACGCACAAAACCTGGTGACGTTGTTAATACTGGTGAACCATGTGCCGATTACATTGGTCCAGCAGGCGCTGGTCATTATGTAAAAATGGTACACAATGGTATTGAATACGCTGACATGCAAATGATCTGTGAAGCATACCATGTATTACGTGAAGGCTTATCATTATCATGTGACGAAATTGCCAATATTTTTGAACAGTGGAATGAAGGCGTGTTAGACAGCTACCTGATGGAAATTTCGGTAGAAGTGTTACGCCATAAAGATGCAGAAACTGGCAGTCATTTAGTCGATCTTATTCTAGATAAGGCAGGCCAAAAGGGCACGGGCTTATGGACTGCGGTAAGTTCATTAGAAGTGGGCTGCCCAGCACCAACAATCTCGCAAGCTGTTTACGCTCGCTCGATTTCATCATTTAAAGAGTTACGCGGTGAAACGTCGCAAAAACTATCACAACCAGAAGCGGTAAACTTTACTGCTGAAGAAAAACAACAAACCATTGCTCAACTACACGATGCGTTATATTGCGCAAAAATTTGTGCCTACGCCCAAGGTTTCCAATTAATGAAATTGGCAAGTGTTGAGCAAAACTGGGACTTGAATTATGGTTCAATTGCCAAAATTTGGCGTTCAGGTTGTATTATCCGCGCAGCATTCTTACAATCGATCACCGATGCGTTTGAGCGTAACGAAAAATTAGAAAACCTATTATTGGATGATTTCTTTGCTGACCAGTTAAGTGAGTGTCAGCAAAACTGGCGCTTAGCGGTTGCTAAAGCAACGATGATGGGTATTCCGGTTGGCGCAATTTCAGCATCATTAAGCTACTATGATTCAATGCGTAGTGCGGTATTACCAGCCAACTTATTGCAAGGTCAACGCGATTATTTTGGTGCTCATACGTTTGCTCGTGTTGACAAACCAGAGAGCCAAAAGTATCACGTTGAATGGACCGATACTGAGCGCCCAATCATTAAACTGTAA
- the msrB gene encoding peptide-methionine (R)-S-oxide reductase MsrB, translating to MASNDEQYKQQLSADAYRVCRLGATEAPYSGKYFDHWQQGTYVCACCQTPLFTSESKFQSGCGWPSFFQSIADNITYHQDLSHNMVRTEIKCATCDSHLGHVFDDGPAPTGKRYCVNSLSLQFTESAK from the coding sequence ATGGCATCAAATGACGAGCAGTATAAACAACAACTGAGCGCTGATGCCTATCGTGTTTGCCGCTTAGGGGCTACCGAAGCCCCTTACTCCGGCAAATACTTTGATCATTGGCAGCAGGGCACTTATGTGTGTGCCTGTTGCCAAACACCACTATTTACCTCTGAAAGTAAATTCCAATCAGGGTGCGGTTGGCCGAGTTTCTTTCAATCCATTGCCGATAACATCACTTATCACCAAGATCTTTCGCATAATATGGTACGCACTGAAATAAAATGTGCAACGTGCGACTCTCATTTAGGACACGTCTTTGACGATGGTCCAGCTCCTACCGGTAAGCGCTACTGCGTAAACTCGTTAAGCCTGCAATTTACTGAAAGTGCAAAGTAA